The sequence CCAGCAAATGACGAAGAACACCGCACCAACGAACAGATAGAAAAGATCCAACATGTGCGTCCTCCCTTCTCCCAACCAGGATGACTTCGTGCCCCTCCGACTGGAGTCTTGCCGCCAGTCTCGAAGCCTTCGTCGGCCACCATTTCTCCAGGCCGCCGATCACCACCACAGAGTCTGGCGGCAGAATTTTCGCGAGAGCAACCTGCCGGCTCCTGCAATTACAGATCAGAACATCGATGTGGGACTCGATCTCGATCCCTTCTGCAAGCGCCTTAAACTTTCGTTCGGTGAATTCGGCTGGGACGGGTGGCTTATTGAGCGGAAGGGCATACGGCACTGCGCGAAGAACAATAAACCTCAGCCTTACGCCCAGATCACGAGCCAGATTTCCGGCGGCGCGCAACGCGTGCCGCGAGGACCCGTTCCCCGTGAAGATCACGTTAACTTCATGAAGTACGCCCTGGCCTGCTTCTGATGGCGCGCATGGCGTGTCGAATCGTGTTGCCGGTTTTTCGAGATGCCTGTTGATCTGGTTGCTCCTCAACTATCCCTGAAATCAGGGTAGCTGGGCCAACGTCAGGAAGGCATAAAACCCGCGTAAGGAATTTATAAAGGGAAAAGCTTCAGCGCGTACCGCCTATCCGGGCAGGTTGAACCGATAGCCGACCCACGGTTCAGTGAGCAGGTATTTGGGGTTTGAAGGTTGTGGTTCGATCTTCTTGCGAAGCTGATTGATGAAGACCCTCAAATACTCAGTCTCTTCGCCGTAATCAGGTCCCCAGACGGCCTGAAGAAGCTCGCGGTGCGTAAGGATGCGATTCGGATGGGTCGCAAGATAGGCGAGGAGGTCAAACTCTTTCGGGGTCAACCGATATTCCCGCCCGGAATTCAAAACGCGGCGTGATTCGAAATCAATCTGGGCCTTATCCAGATTGATCTGCCTGAGATTCAAACCGGGCACCGGTATTCGTCGAAGCGCGGCCCTGATCCTTGCCAGCAATTCCGGCGTGCTGAAAGGTTTGGTAATGTAGTCGTCGGCGCCGGCGTCGAGGGCCTCGATCTTGTCCTTTTCCGCGCTCCGCACGGTAAGCATGACAATGGCCATGTCCAGGCCCTGCCCGCCGCTTCGAATCGCCCGGCATGCTTCAATCCCATCCATTTCGGGCATGTTCACATCGAGCAGTACAAGATTGTAGTTTCCTTCGGAAATTTTTTCGACGGCCTGAGATCCGTTTCGGACGTCGTCCACCCGGTAACCTTGTGCCGCGAGGGTGGTCCGCATCACGCGGCGGATCTGCGGATCGTCATCCACAACAAGGATTGATCTTGCGCTCATCCTGCTTTCTCCATGATCGCCACGGGCAGCAAGATGATCATCTCAGACCCATTCCGAGAGCTGTGGTCCAGGCGGATGTCGCCGCCGTGCGCTCGAAGGATCTGCCTCGCTAATGCCAGACCCATGCCCGTTCCCACAAGCCTCGACTTGACATTTGAACCGCGATAGAACTTTTCAAAAACGTGAGGCTGGTCCATTTCAGGGATCCCGGCGCCCTGGTCCCTGACGGCGATGACGATGCCATTTTCATCGGCGAAAGCCCGGACGTCGACGATGGAGTTGGGAGGAGAATACTTCAACGAGTTGTCAACCACCTGCCGAACTGCGAACTCTGTGAGCTCTGTGTCCACTTCGGGCATGGGCAGATCGGGACCCACCTGGATATCGAGGGTCCGCCCTTCGAGAAGTGGCCGTAAATTTTCCCGGACCGCAGTTAACAGGTCTCCGATCCGGCAGAGTTTCCTGTCAAGCTGAATCTCTCCCGCTTCAACGCGGGCCATGCGGACTGCTTCCGTTACAAGTCTTGCCAGGCGCTCTGCTTCTTCATTCACAATAGAAATCAACTCGCGTTGCTGCTCCGCGCCCTGGGTGGAACGGAGCTGCAAAGCACCGGCAGCCGCCTTGATCGAGGTGAGTGGAGTTTTAAATTCATGGGCGATTGCATCCAGGAGCGTTGATTTGAATTCTTCGCTGCGCCGGGCAGCCTCAGCCTGGCTTGCCGCCTCCTGTCCCCGCACTTTTTCGAGGCCGATAGCGACAAGATTTGAGATAGCCTGCAACGCGCTGTCTGAGAGCGAAGGACCACCAATCGCCAGGCTTGCAATGGGCTCACCGCCAAGATGAATGGAGGTTACTGTTGTTGAGGATTGCTCATCGCGAAACAGCGTGCCATCCACGGCGGCCTGCCGCAACTTTTCCTCCAGGCCTTGAGGCAAGTCGGCTGGCCCCGCGTGATGGATTTCACCCGTGCTGCGCTCGAACAGGACCACAGAGGGGAAGTTAAAAATCTGCACGATCTCATTGGCGAATTGCCCGGCGGCTTTCTGGTTTGCCTCGGTTAGCAGGATCGCCCGGCTCAGGGCATAGAGCCGCTCCGTCTCTTCACGCCGCGCCGTCGCTTCCTGAGTCTGTTGCCTGGCCCGCGCTGAAAGCTGGCTGGCAATTATGGAAGTGACCAGAAAAGTGAATAGCGCCACCCAGTTCTGCGGCTCGGCGATGGTGAAAGTGCCTATCGGCGGAAAGAAAAAAAGTTGAGGCACAGGACCGCCGTGACGGAGGCCACCATGGCCTCAGGCAGGCCCCAGGCGGTGGCAATCAATAGAACGGCAATCAGATAAGCGAAGCCTGCGGTCGTGGCATTGACAGAGATCAGGTGAAAGAAAAGAACGGTAATGACGGCATTAATCGCGAGGACCGCAGATATGCGAAATGTTCCTTTTAGGCTCATGTGCCAGGCGCTGAGGCCCGTCAAGCCGTATCTTACTATTTCCGGCGCCAGCCAGCTATTTCAAGCGCAATCAACTCTCTTTCAACCCTGGGGACTGTTTTCATAAAAGCTAATCTGTCATGGCGTTCTCGATCTATTTTGAGAGCTGCTGTCCCACAGTTTTGAGCGGGCCAGTAAGATCCTGGAATCAAGCAGGTGCCCTGATTATTTATCATCAAATTCATGAGAGGCAGCCACTATGAATGTTTCAGGTTTATGGCCCGGCAGCCTGGCTGCTTAGTCTTCAAATTGGTGGAGCGCTCGTCCCTCGCTGGGGAAAGCGTCGTACTTCTCAATGTCGGGCAGGATCTTCTGTTCAGCCACATTTAACGCTAGCTGGACCGCTCCCAGCACCGCCGCCTCCGTTGCCAGTTTGCTTACCGCGACGCGAGGCCGACAGAATTCGTTGCATTCGATGATCCGGCTGGTCGCCTTGAATAGAGCAGGACGCGAGCCGACGCGGCCTCCCAGAACGACCAGTGATGGATTTAGGACAACGCATATGTTCGTGACTGCATCGGCAAGGATTCGGGCTGTCTGTTGCAAAATCCGGCCGGCCAGCGGATACCCCTTCTCCGCCAGGTCAAGAATGCCCCCGCCATCCACCTCCAGCCCCCCACGGCCGTTTTCGCTGCCCTGGCCTTCCAGTTTCCGCCAGGCAGATTCAATCGCCCTGGCGCCGATCATGTCTTCCAGCGGCCCGGGCTTCAGAATGGCCAGCGGGCTCTCCTCCGTTCCAGGCACGTAGAGATAACCAATCTCCCCGGCGGCCCAATCGGCGCCGTGATATAGGTGGCCGTTTATGAAGATCCCTGCTCCAATACCGGAACCGACAGTCAGGAACACGAAGTTTTTCACTCCGCGCGCAATGCCCCATCGTCCTTCGCCAAGCGCCGCCAGGTTGACATCATTTTCAACCACGGCATGGGCCCCAACCCGTTTTGCGAGGATCTCGCGCAAGGGAACAGCCTGCCAGTGCGCCAGTATAGGAGCTGAAAGAACGATACCTTTTTGGACGTCGGTGATCCCCGGGACTCCGGCGGCAAGCGCCACCAGCTTCTTCGCAGGAATCCTGTGCCGGGCCTGGAGCTTCCTGATGCCTGTGGCAATCAGCGAAACGACGTGGTCCGGAGTGCTTTGGGAGTGTGTTGCAACGTCGACTTTCTCGATAATTGTGCCATCCAGGTCCGCAAGCGCAATCCGCACGAGCGACGTCCCTATGTCAACGCCTGCAACGTAACCCACTTTTGAATTGAAACGGAGAAGGTCGGGTGGGCGGCCGCCACTCGAGGGGCCCGGACCCATAGGTTCAATCAGGCCATGTTGTTTCAGATACGCCACGCCGCTTGAGATTGTCGGAGCGCTGAGTCCGGAATATCGGGCAAGGTCCGCCCGCGAGCAGGGACCATGCTTCCGCAAGAGGCGGAGAATCTGTTGCGCGTTAAAGTCGCGTAGCAGCCTCGGCCTTCCAAGCATCGATTTCTCCTGGCATCCCGGGTCAGACGCGGCAGCTTGCTTACGGACCAGGAACACGTGCCGTGCTTCCCTTGCTGAGGCTGGCTGAAAGAGGTAACCTAAAGTCACCGTCGGAAACCTGCACACGCTTCCACGAGATCCTGAGGGCCCTTCCTTTTGAAGTCAGGAGTAACCCTCGCAAGCTCATGCCTCTCCAGCCCTGAAGATACGCCCCTGCGTCAACTGTGTAGAGCTTATCATGCCCGTCGACTTCTGGAATCTTCATTTGAGAATCTCATGGGCGGGCGAAATGTTTCTGGGCGGCGGATACGCTCGCCGTTCCACCCGTCGCGGCAACGCAGTTTATCAAAAAATGCGGTTTAGAACATTTTTCATCCAGCAATGTTTCTGCAATTTACTTTGGCCAATCTCCCGTTTGTGGTAAAACGAACGCAGTTATGAAAGGCTGGGCCCAGGTGGGGTTTGCGGGTGCGATGATGCTTGCAGGGTGCGCGGTCGCCTGCCATCGCGTTACAACGCGCCCCGTCACTACGCAAATTGTGGTTTTAGGGTTTGACGGCGCTGACCCCACGCTGATTTCCAAATTTATTGCGGCCGGCCGGCTTCCGAACCTCGCCCGCCTTGCCCATACAGGCACCTTCAGGCCGCTACGGACTACCAATCCCCCGGAGTCGCCCGTGGCGTGGGCTTCATTTGCGACGGGCCTTAACCCGGGCGGAACAGGGATCTTTGATTTTCTCAAACGCGACCCCAGGACCTACCTTCCTCAGCTCGCGCTGGTTGAAAAGCGAAAGCCCGAATTCCTCTTCAAATTGATTCCCATCCGCCCGCCCGTGGCGATTAACGAGCGCCACGGCACGCCTTTTTATGCTAGCGCTGCTGGCGCCGGCTACAAAGTGACCGTGTTGCGGATGCCGCTCGAGTTCCCGCCCACCCCGGTTCCCGGCGGCAAGCTCCTGGCGGGACTTGGCCTGCCGGACGTTCGCGGCACCTGGGGAACATTCTTTTACTTTGGCACGGACCTGACATCGTGGGACGTCGGCGATACGGAATTCGGCGGCAAACTGGTCCGCCTGACGCTCAAGGATAATCGTGCCAGCGCGACGGTGGATGGCCCCGTCGATCCCACGGCGAAAAAATTCAGCCGTATTTCACTTCCCATTGAATTCACGGTTGCCAGCGCAACCAAGGCGGTCCACATTCGCCTCGGCGGCAACTCTGAAACCGTCGGTGAAGGCCAGTGGAGCGGCTGGTTCCGGCCAAAATTCCCCATCACACCGTTTCTCTCGGTCAGCGCCGTCTCCCGCTTTTATGTACTTGAGACCTCGCCCGACCTTCGGGTTTATATGACACCGCTCAATATTGACCCGGTCCATCCCATCCTGCCCATTTCCTATCCGGCCGATTTCTCTGCCCGGCTCGCGAGGAGCTACGGGCTCTATAAGACGCTCGGCTGGTGGCATGATACCTGGGCGCTCAATGAAGAACGCATCAGCGAGGGGGTTTTCCTGCAGGATTGCTGGCAAACCTCAAAAAAGCTCGAAGACATGACGCTCGATGAGCTTCGTAATCACCCGCCGTCGCTAATGGTATCGATTTTTACTTTTACTGACAGCGTCCAGCATATGTTCTTCCGCCTGATCGATCCTCTGCATCCCCGCTACGATCCCGAGGAGGCCCGCGAATACGGTGATGCGATTCCGCAGGCCTACGAGCGCATGGACGAAATCGTCGGCCAGGTGCTTAAAGCCATGAAACCCGGCGCTACCCTCATTATTGTTTCCGATCACGGTTTCCACACCTGGCGGTGGGGATTTAACACCAACACCTGGCTTGTCCAGAACGGTTACATGGCCCTCAAGAATCCCAGCGCGGGCGGCAATAGTTATAAATTGGAGGACCTCTATGGCCAGGGCAGCTTTTTCCCAAATGTCGACTGGAGCCGAACCAGGGCTTACGCACTTGGCCTGGGGCAAATTTACCTGAACGAACGCGGACGCGAGGCAGCCGGAATTGTCAGTCCGGGACCGGAGGCGGATCGGTTGCTCCACGAGATTCAGCAGAAGCTGCTGGCCTTTCGTGATCCTGACAACGGCCAGCCCGTTTTGCAGAATGTATGCCTCAGCAGTGATATTGACCACGGACCTTACATGAAAGACGCGCCCGACCTCCAACTCAATTTCCACGTCGGGTATCGTACCTCCTGGCAGACGGCCCTGGGTGCTATTCCTCCTGGCGTCGTTGTCGCCAATACGCGAAAGTGGAGCGGCGATCATTGCGCTTCCGACCCGAGCGACACCCCTGGCATTTTATTCTGCAACCGGGTTCTTGAATCGGCGAAGCCAGGCATCCTCGATATCGCTCCCACAGTCCTGAAAATCCTGGGCGCCGCTTCCCCCGGCCCTCTGGACGGCAAGCCATTGGAATTCAGTCCGGCTTCAGCCAGTGGAACCGGAAGGTAGGAGGGAACTCCTGATTGGTAGCGCCCGTCAAGCCGGCCACAGCCCAACTCACCCGAACGTGATCCAGGAATGGCATTAAAGATACCGCCTCGAGTCGCTGAAAATGCTCGCAGCACGCCTGCAGGTGCGGCCTGGCTCGACCGGCTGCCGGGAACCGTGAAGGCCCTGGAAGAGCGGTGGTCGTTAACGGCAAGTGGCCCTTTCGACCACGAGGACGTAACGGGCGGGTGGGTTGCGCCAGTAACACTTGCAGACGGCACTCCGGCGGTGCTGAAGGTGGGCATCCCACACATGGAGGCCGAACATGAAATCCAGGGATTGCGCTTCTGGGACGGTGACCCGACGGTGCGGCTGTTGAAAGCTGACGAGGGTTACGGCGCCATGCTGCTCGAGCGCTGTTTGCCGGGAACAACATTGCGAATGCGGCCAGAGGCCGAACAAGACCTGGTGATCACGGATCTACTTCGGCGCCTATGGCGCTCGCCATCTGTGCCGCATCCCTTCCGCCCCCTTTCTCTGATGACGAAGTATTGGAGTGGCCTGTCGCTTGCGGATGCTGAAAAATGGCCCGACGCAGGGCTGGTTCGAGAAGGTCTGCGCCTGTTCGACGAGTTGACGCGTACTGCTCCTGAGGAAGTTTTGTTGGCGACAGATTTACATGCAGGCAATGTCCTCTGCTCACAACGGAAGCCGTGGCTGGTGATCGATCCAAAGCCATTTGTCGGTGATCCGGCCTACGATGCAACTCAGCACCTGTTTAATTGCGATAAGAGGCTTCGAGCAAATCCCGATGAAATGATTCACCGTATTGCGAGGTTGCTTGGCGTGGACTACGATCGCGTCCGGCTGTGGACTTTTGCTCGCGCTGCCGCGGAGCCGCGCGACGATTGGGAAAACGAAGCCTTGTTAGCGATTGCCAGCGCGACAGCGCCGTAGGAAGGACACTTCTGCGTCCCACGATAATCGAGAGAGCCGGCTCTTTCTGGTATCTGAAAATTCCGCGACACATTGAGACGGCCATCGCTCGACGGTATCGCCGGGGGGAGAATTGCGCGCAACTCTGAAACGGCCTGGTGCTAGAATGCGGATACACCATGATCCACCACGTGATGGACCTGTTCGCCAGGAGGAGTCGCCCTTGAACGAAAACAGTGAACGTGATGGCAGAGGCAAGAGTTCAGCGCGCAACATTTCACGCCGGAAGTTTCTGGCTGGAGCGACGACAGCAGCGCTGACTGCCGCGCCGGGGGGAGCCTTGGCTGTTTCACGGGCGGAGACGGAAGCGAGATTTCCCGGTTTACGCTCGCAGGGTGGGACTCCATCCTATGAGAAATCCGACATCGGAACCATTCGCATTGACGCGACGCCCGGCCATGAGACCAACGCATTCAAGCCGAATGAAGCGCTGGGGACCTCCATTGATATGATTCCCTACAAGTCGTCGGAGAAGCTCTATGCTCCTTCGATGGTCAAGCAGTGCCTTTCCGCCGGCTGGGGGCCCATGAGCTACCGCCAGCACACGGAATTGCAGATCGCTGCCTGGCACTGGAATCCAACCGGTACGTGGAGCGATTCCGCCCGCAAGCAAGGCTATTTCACGGGAAGCTCCGAGCTTCGAGAGCCCATCCTCCACTCATACGGCTACCACTTGCGCCATCGCGGCAACACGCGAAACGGCGGGACGGAATCCGGCTTTTCGCGCCTGACCGATGGCGATCCGAACTCTTACTGGAAAAGCAATCCCTATCTTGCCGAGCGCTACACGGGCGAAAGCGATTCCTTGCATGCGCAGTGGGTGGTGATCGACCTTGGAGCGGCACAGCCGGTGAACGCCATGCGAATTGATTGGACCGATCCCTACGCGCGCTCCTATAGCGTGCAATATTGGACGGGGAATGAAGATGCCATGGGCAAGCCCACTGGCGGTGTCTGGAACACTTTCGCGGGCGGGCTTGTGCAAGATGGCAGGGGCGGGACCGTGACCCTGAAGCTTTCAATGCTGCCCGTCACAGCCAGATTCCTGCGGCTCCTGATGACGGAATCGTCGCACACGGCAGATACGCACGGGCCTGAAGATCCGAGGAACTCGGAAGGGTACGCGATCAGGGAAATTTACGCCGGCACGCTCGGCGCGGACGGAAATTTTGTTGACCTCATGCAGCATTCGTCGGACGAGAACCAGACAGCAACCTATTGCTCATCCATCGATCCCTGGCACGCTGAAACCGATCTCCACATGGAAGGGGGCGAACAGACGGGGTTCGATCTCTTCTTTACCAGCGGCGTCACCAACCATCTGCCGGCCATGGTTCCTGTCGCCATGCTCTACGGAATTCCGGAAGACGCGGCAGCGCAGATCACCTATCTGAAAAAGCGAGGTTACCCTGTTTCGTATGTGGAAATGGGCGAAGAACCGGACGGCCAGTACGCGATGCCGGAAGATTACGCCGCCCTCTATTTGCAATTCGCTTCGGCGATTCACCGCGTTGTGCCGGAGGCCAAACTCGGAGGCCCGATCTTCGAGGGAGTCAACGAAGATATCAAAGTCTGGCCGGACTCCCAGGGCCGAACGTCATGGCTGGGGAGGTTTCTGGATTATCTGAAATCGCATGGGCGGATTGAAGACCTTGCCTTCATGTCGTTTGAACACTATCCCTTCGAACCCTGTGCGGTGACCTGGTCCGATCTTTACCGCGAACCCGGACTCGTCAGCCATATCCTCGACGTCTGGAGAGAAGACGGCCTGCCCGAAAATGTCCCCATGATCATTTCGGAGTGTAACCTCTCCTGGAACCTCAACCAGTCATTTGTCGATATCTTTGGCGCGCTCTGGCTGGCGGAATATGTGGGCGCATTCCTCTCCGCTGGCGGGGCTGGAATCAATTACTTTCAGTTTTTCCCTTTCCCGCTCAGCAGTGGATGCCACGGGTGGGGAACTTTTGGAACGTTCGTCGCCGGTGAAGACCACGAGATCAAGGGATATACATCGCAGTATTTCGCCTCCCGGTTGATTAATCTGGAGTGGGTAAAGCCCGGTGGCGAAACGCACCATTGCTACCGGGCATCGACCGATGTTCGGGATGCTGCGGGGAGCGAATTGCTGGCCCCGTATGCGCTGCATCGGCCTGATGGAGAATGGTCATTGATGATTGTAAATCGTGATCAGCAAAATGCCCGCAAGGTTCGACTCGTGTTTGAAAATCGTTCCGCTCAAAAGGAATCCGGCTTTTCGGGCAAAGTCAGAATGGTGACATTCGGAACAGAGCAGTTCCACTGGCACGGAGACGGGAGTAACAGCCACGCCGACCCGGACGGTCCGCCACTGGAGTCAACACTGCAAGCTGACGAAGCAACTTCGATCACCCTGCCGAAAGCTTCTCTCACAATCCTGCGGGGCAAAGTTGGAGCGTGAAACAGGAGACGCAAACGCGGCGGCCTGGCTGCAAAGAAGCACTGGGAATGAAAGACGCAATTTTTCGCAGGCTTATGGCCGGACCGCTGCCCTGGAGGACTTGGCGCTGCCTGGAAGAATTCAGGCCTTTGTTTCAATCGAGACCCTTCTTCCTTGCAATTTGTTTTGCCATCGTGTGCAGCGTCGCTTGCGCTTCCGCCTCGCCTCCGTCCAACGTCGTGGTTGTCACCATCGACACTCTTCGCGCCGATCATCTGGCCTGTTACGGATACGATCGGATCAAGACTCCAAACATCGACGTGCTTGCGAGGAGCGGCGCGCGCTTTGCAAACGCCTTCACGCCGGTGCCCATCACTCTACCGGCTCACACGGCGCTGATGACCGGCCAATACCCGATGGCGACGGGGATCCGCGATTTCAGCGGCCACAAACTGGCTCCGGGCGCCATGACTCTCGCCCGTGTGCTGCAGTCCCACGGATACTCGACAGCGGCGTTTATCGGGTCTGCCGCCCTCGATTCCCGCTTCGGCTTGAGCCTGGGGTTCGACACCTATTACGACCACTTCAATCTGGGCAATTCAAGAGAGATCCACCTGGATGAAATCGAGCGCCGCGGCGATCAGGTTGTGGACCTGGCTTTGAAGTGGCTCGAGTCACATCGTCAAAAACCCTTTTTCATCTGGGTCCATCTTTACGATCCCCACGCTCCTTACGATCCTCCGGAACCCTACGCCCGCCTTTATCGCAATCATCTTTACGACGGGGAAATTGCCTTTGCTGATGCGCAGGTCGGGCGGTTGTTTGATTACCTGAAACGGCAGCACCTTTATGAGAATTCCCTCGTCGTTCTGGCCAGCGACCACGGCGAGAGCCTGGGCGAGCACGGCGAAAAGACACACGGCTTCTTTATATACAACGCGACGCTCCATGTTGCCCTGATCGTGCGAATCCCGGGCGATTCGCCGCGCGTGGTGCAGCAGGGCGTTTCGCTCGTGGACGTGATGCCGACCGTGCTCCAGGCTCTCAGGATTGCGCTCCCATCGAGCGTGCAGGGGCAAAGTCTGATGGGCCTGATGGCGGGCCGTCAATCAGGACACGACTCGGGCCAATACGCAGAGAATTATGCTCCTCTTTTCCACTTCGGCTGGAACCGCCTTTTGAGTCTTGAATGGCGCGGAATGAAATATATCGAGACGACCCGACCCGAACTCTACGACTTGAAGACGGACCCTCGCGAGCTGCACGATCTGTCCAACGCTCATCGGGCTCTGGCCCAGGAGATGAACGAACGGTTGCATGATTTAATCCGCAGGTACACGCCATCGTCGAAAAGCTCCACGGCTGCCGGCCAGTCAACAGATCCCTCGCTTCTCGCCAGCCTTCGCTCTCTCGGATACGCTGCGGTTTCAGCGGCGAACATCCCTCAGGCTGACACCAGGAACCTTCCTGATCCCAAGGACCGGATCCAGGCATATAACCTCGTCTCGGAAGCGCTTGTCGATAAGCAGCGGGGCCGGTACGAGGAATCGTTGCGCAAGTTGATGCAGGCTGAGAAGACGGCGCCCGAAACATTAACGATTCGCTTCCTCGCCGCGCAGGATGAGCTCGAGCTCAAAGATTACCTCCGCGCGGCTGGGGGCTTCAAATACATCCTGGATCGCAATCCGAGCGACGGCGCGGCAGCCTACTACCTGGGAATTGCTCAACTCGGTTCCGGCAACGCCGATGGCGCCGAGAAATCATTCAATCGTGCGCTCGAGATCGACCCGCATAATTTTTCCGCGGCCTACAATCTCGGGGTTGCCTACAGCCGGCAAAAGCAGGCCGATGCCGCCATCGGAGCATTCCGCCGGGCCGTCGAAATTCTTCCGAACTATGCGGAGGCGCACGAAGCGCTCGGCGAGCTTTACCTTTACCTTCAACGGCCGAACGACGCCGCCAGGGAACTCGAACGCGCCGTGGCAGCTGATCCCAAAATGGCCAAAGCCCATTACGAGCTGGGCCGCGCCTATAAGGCCCTAGGATTGGAAGAAAAGGCTCAGCGCGAGTTCTCGCTCTCAAAAGCCCCTTGACACTTGTTTATTGCCGATGAGAAAAGAAGCGAGAGCAACAAAGAAGAGCAATGTAAGTATTACCTGCTGTTCCAAAAAACAACAAGAAATCAAATGGCTTCTTTTGAGATCCTCCTACCCTATTCATAATAAATGACTTGCGCGATATGAAATGTGATACAAGAAAATCCCAAACGTCCCATTGCGGGACGCTTCAGAGGAATGTAGCCTACTTCAGTGAGCTTACCCAGGCTTGCCGGCCAGCGTCCTCGCCAGAATACCGTCACGGGCCTGAGTATTTTTCTCCCTGACAGCCGGCACCGAAAGCTCCACGTGCTCTCCCTGCCGGCTACGCTGGGATACACCGAATATTTTCTGCATGTTACGGAACGGCCTCGTACGTTAATTCATCCTTTATCACCTTTTTTCTCTTGACAACCTAGTATATCGGTGGTAATCAAAGCTCGTACAAAAACGTGCTGGGGGTAGTGCGTCGCCGGTACTTTCTAAGACTTCTTAAGTAACGATTCGCGGTTTCGAAGGCCCTCTGCGGGCATCTTGCTTCTTCGACACTCAGCCCGTTTGCTTGCGTCAGGTCTGGATTGGCAACCTGGAAGATGGAGGTTTTCATGCTGAGGAAACTCAGGTTGGCGTCTTGCCACGGACTCATTCGGAAAGGTCCTGATGGGCGGTTCGCCGCCTTTCAATTTCTCTTGACCTTTGCCGTGCTCGCTCTGCTGGCTGTCCCGCTTCGGGCGCAGCTTTACAGCGGCAGCGTCACGGGTGTTGTCACCGACCCCACCGGAGCCGTGATTCCGGGGGCCAAAGTAACTTTGACCGATGTTTCCAAGGGTTACGCCTTCAGCACCACCAGCGACACCGTGGGGCGCTACATCCTGCGGAACATTCCTCCCAGCAGCTACGCGCTGGCCGTGGAGGCAACGGGCTTTAAGTCTTACACGCGCTCCGGCATCGCTCTGGACGTCAACCAGAACGCCACGGTGGACGTCAGCATGCAGTTGGGAACCACTACCCAGACCGTAGAGGTTTCGGGGGCTGCTCCACTGCTCGCCACGCAGGACGCCACCACCGGGCAGAACGTAAACCGCACTTACATCAATGACCTGCCTCTGGTGGGGCGCGGCGTGTTTGATCTCGCATTTTTGTCTCCCGGGGTCAACCCGTCGCCCGGCCTTGCATTCGGCAACAGTGGCGGCGTGGCCAACAACTTCACTTCGAACGGCGGGCGCAACGCCACATCAGACATCCTGATTGACGGCGTCAGCACCACGGACTATGAGCAGAACAGCGCCATCGTGGTGCCGCTTTACACGCCCTCCGTAGACGCCGTGCAGGAATTCAAGGTGCAGCAGAACAACTTCAGCGCCGAGATCGGCTTCAGCGGCAACACAGTCCTGAACGTTGTGATGCGCTCCGGCACCAACCAGCTCCACGGAAGCCTCTATGAATTCCTGCGCAACCAGGCGCTCGACGCCAACGACTGGTTTAACAATCTGAATGGCATCGACCTTCCCGCCCGCCGCTACAACCAGTTCGGCGGCACCGTCGGCGGGCCGATCGTCATTCCACATTTTTATAACGGCAAAGACAAAACTTTCTTTTTCTTTGATTACCAGGCCACGCGTGACCACTCGGCGGCGTCGTTTCGAGCGGGCG is a genomic window of Acidobacteriota bacterium containing:
- a CDS encoding response regulator transcription factor; translated protein: MSARSILVVDDDPQIRRVMRTTLAAQGYRVDDVRNGSQAVEKISEGNYNLVLLDVNMPEMDGIEACRAIRSGGQGLDMAIVMLTVRSAEKDKIEALDAGADDYITKPFSTPELLARIRAALRRIPVPGLNLRQINLDKAQIDFESRRVLNSGREYRLTPKEFDLLAYLATHPNRILTHRELLQAVWGPDYGEETEYLRVFINQLRKKIEPQPSNPKYLLTEPWVGYRFNLPG
- a CDS encoding nucleotide pyrophosphatase; this translates as MKGWAQVGFAGAMMLAGCAVACHRVTTRPVTTQIVVLGFDGADPTLISKFIAAGRLPNLARLAHTGTFRPLRTTNPPESPVAWASFATGLNPGGTGIFDFLKRDPRTYLPQLALVEKRKPEFLFKLIPIRPPVAINERHGTPFYASAAGAGYKVTVLRMPLEFPPTPVPGGKLLAGLGLPDVRGTWGTFFYFGTDLTSWDVGDTEFGGKLVRLTLKDNRASATVDGPVDPTAKKFSRISLPIEFTVASATKAVHIRLGGNSETVGEGQWSGWFRPKFPITPFLSVSAVSRFYVLETSPDLRVYMTPLNIDPVHPILPISYPADFSARLARSYGLYKTLGWWHDTWALNEERISEGVFLQDCWQTSKKLEDMTLDELRNHPPSLMVSIFTFTDSVQHMFFRLIDPLHPRYDPEEAREYGDAIPQAYERMDEIVGQVLKAMKPGATLIIVSDHGFHTWRWGFNTNTWLVQNGYMALKNPSAGGNSYKLEDLYGQGSFFPNVDWSRTRAYALGLGQIYLNERGREAAGIVSPGPEADRLLHEIQQKLLAFRDPDNGQPVLQNVCLSSDIDHGPYMKDAPDLQLNFHVGYRTSWQTALGAIPPGVVVANTRKWSGDHCASDPSDTPGILFCNRVLESAKPGILDIAPTVLKILGAASPGPLDGKPLEFSPASASGTGR
- a CDS encoding DUF4118 domain-containing protein translates to MPQLFFFPPIGTFTIAEPQNWVALFTFLVTSIIASQLSARARQQTQEATARREETERLYALSRAILLTEANQKAAGQFANEIVQIFNFPSVVLFERSTGEIHHAGPADLPQGLEEKLRQAAVDGTLFRDEQSSTTVTSIHLGGEPIASLAIGGPSLSDSALQAISNLVAIGLEKVRGQEAASQAEAARRSEEFKSTLLDAIAHEFKTPLTSIKAAAGALQLRSTQGAEQQRELISIVNEEAERLARLVTEAVRMARVEAGEIQLDRKLCRIGDLLTAVRENLRPLLEGRTLDIQVGPDLPMPEVDTELTEFAVRQVVDNSLKYSPPNSIVDVRAFADENGIVIAVRDQGAGIPEMDQPHVFEKFYRGSNVKSRLVGTGMGLALARQILRAHGGDIRLDHSSRNGSEMIILLPVAIMEKAG
- a CDS encoding ROK family transcriptional regulator — encoded protein: MLGRPRLLRDFNAQQILRLLRKHGPCSRADLARYSGLSAPTISSGVAYLKQHGLIEPMGPGPSSGGRPPDLLRFNSKVGYVAGVDIGTSLVRIALADLDGTIIEKVDVATHSQSTPDHVVSLIATGIRKLQARHRIPAKKLVALAAGVPGITDVQKGIVLSAPILAHWQAVPLREILAKRVGAHAVVENDVNLAALGEGRWGIARGVKNFVFLTVGSGIGAGIFINGHLYHGADWAAGEIGYLYVPGTEESPLAILKPGPLEDMIGARAIESAWRKLEGQGSENGRGGLEVDGGGILDLAEKGYPLAGRILQQTARILADAVTNICVVLNPSLVVLGGRVGSRPALFKATSRIIECNEFCRPRVAVSKLATEAAVLGAVQLALNVAEQKILPDIEKYDAFPSEGRALHQFED